CTGGGACTCCGACGGCACGGAGGCCTCGCAGGCGACCCTCGAAGCCGGCGACGTCGAGAAGACGATCCACTACTGCGGGCCGGTCGGCACCCACGACGCGATGACCGACGTGATCGTCCGCCGGGCCGAGAGCGTCACCGGCGACCCCGACGTCGGCGAGGGGGTCGGCCTCGCGGTCGTCGGCCACGGCACCGGGCGCAACGAGAACAGCGCGAAGGCGATCGAGTACCACGCCGGGCGCGTCCGCGAGATGGACCGCTTCGACGAGGTGCGCGCGCTGTTCATGGACGAGGAGCCGGAGGTCGACGACGTCACCGACTACTTCGAGAGCGAGGACGTCGTCGTCGTCCCGCTCTTTATCGCCGACGGCTACCACACCCAGGAGGACATCCCCGAGGACATGGGCCTGACCGACGACTACCGGACGGGGTGGGAGGTCCCCGCCGAGGTCGACGGCCATCGCATCTGGTACGCCGGCGCCGTCGGCACCGAGTCGCTGCTGGCCGACGTCGTCCTCGAACGCGCGGCCGACGCGGGCGCCGACGTCGGCGCCGCGCTCGACCGGACGAGAGACCGAACGGACGGCGCGTCCGCGGCGGGGGACTGACCCGTGTCGGGCAGCGAGGACGCCGTCGACGCCCTGCTCGCGGCCGTCGACGAGGAGGGTGACGTCGACTTCGACGGCCTCCGTCTCGCCCGGGCGGCGGACGGCTACGCCCTCGAAACGCCGACGCTCGACCGGACCGGCCTCTCGGAGGACGAGGCGCGCGCGGCGCTCGCCGACGTGCCGGCGTTCGTCGCCAACTGGTGCTTCTGGGACCGCGTCGGCGGCGAGGGCACCGCCCGTCGCGCCTTCCTCCGGTGGTGCGAGCGCGCGCCGACCGAGGACGCGGCCGCGGGCGGCGACGAGGGCGACGCGCTCCCCGTCCCCGAGCGACACGCGGCCCTCCGCGACGGGATCGAGCGGACGTGGGGCCAGTTGCACGTGACGGCGCGACTCGCGGACGGCGACGCCCCCGCGGGCGAGCGCGTCTACGACCTCCGGCACGTCGACGACGCCGGGACGCCGCTCGACGACCTCGACCGCCACGAGGAACCCCGCGAGGCCCGCGAGATCGCCACCGACGACGAGCGGGGGCGGTACCGGCCCCTGAAGACCGCGCCGACGCTGGTCTCCGGGTGGGCGTTCGCCGGTCTCTCCGGGAACGACCTCGTCGCGACCGTCGAGCGGTTCTATCCCGCGACGGTCGCGAACTGGCACCGC
The Salinilacihabitans rarus DNA segment above includes these coding regions:
- a CDS encoding CbiX/SirB N-terminal domain-containing protein; this translates as MQALVIAAHGSHLNPDASAPTHAHADAIRETGTFDEVREAFWKEEPHFREVIRTLESEEVFVVPLFISEGYFTEEVIPRELRLDDWDPDLWDSDGTEASQATLEAGDVEKTIHYCGPVGTHDAMTDVIVRRAESVTGDPDVGEGVGLAVVGHGTGRNENSAKAIEYHAGRVREMDRFDEVRALFMDEEPEVDDVTDYFESEDVVVVPLFIADGYHTQEDIPEDMGLTDDYRTGWEVPAEVDGHRIWYAGAVGTESLLADVVLERAADAGADVGAALDRTRDRTDGASAAGD
- a CDS encoding DR2241 family protein, whose amino-acid sequence is MSGSEDAVDALLAAVDEEGDVDFDGLRLARAADGYALETPTLDRTGLSEDEARAALADVPAFVANWCFWDRVGGEGTARRAFLRWCERAPTEDAAAGGDEGDALPVPERHAALRDGIERTWGQLHVTARLADGDAPAGERVYDLRHVDDAGTPLDDLDRHEEPREAREIATDDERGRYRPLKTAPTLVSGWAFAGLSGNDLVATVERFYPATVANWHRERRGDLDVDHWIETAERQTGIYDVVDDLPREAVDWMAEACCVDSQCLRRREWEYEEGDDLPVDGGDGAFPCREPCSLVIAAARKWAVLEHEETHTWEFELTRSEKNQLEALVDAVAEGRVDEIREADVNDGANRYRARYLRAKRVDEDGNLCGVEEPVETD